The following proteins come from a genomic window of Candidatus Francisella endociliophora:
- a CDS encoding FUSC family protein, with protein MRNNTLGLYKNIYISFEIAIAACLCFLLGFYVSGWIHKGQSIIGGFWCLITVSTILQLSVKDSYLAAFQILVGSVVGGVTAFIFTLTFGYHYLVMIFAVAISVFITASIGLENAVKMSSANAGVIVALGLYQPTYSPFVNTGLRLIETFSGTAIALFFIFISRIFKVRTDE; from the coding sequence GTGAGAAATAATACGTTGGGATTATACAAAAATATTTATATAAGTTTTGAAATAGCTATAGCTGCTTGTTTATGTTTCTTGCTTGGATTTTATGTGTCAGGATGGATACATAAAGGTCAATCTATCATAGGTGGATTTTGGTGCTTGATTACGGTTTCAACAATATTACAATTAAGTGTTAAAGATTCTTATTTAGCTGCTTTTCAAATATTAGTTGGTTCTGTAGTTGGAGGTGTTACAGCATTTATTTTTACGCTTACCTTTGGTTATCATTATTTAGTTATGATTTTTGCTGTGGCTATTAGTGTATTTATTACTGCAAGCATTGGTCTTGAGAATGCTGTGAAAATGAGTAGTGCTAATGCGGGTGTGATAGTAGCCTTAGGTTTATATCAACCAACTTATTCACCTTTTGTAAATACAGGTTTACGTTTGATAGAGACATTTAGTGGTACTGCGATAGCTTTATTTTTTATATTCATAAGTAGGATTTTTAAGGTAAGAACTGACGAATGA
- the recB gene encoding exodeoxyribonuclease V subunit beta, with amino-acid sequence MKNLDAKTISLQGRHIIEASAGTGKTYNITELYIRLLLEKKLLPSNILVMTFTKDATQEIIGRVEAKIRDVLNSYTEEKKESNKENYKHLKRALLEIDEAAIFTIHGFCKKVLSEQAFASGMEMDVSMEVDTSDILQKVVEDFFRKNINKSETNFEYLKAYSLHTPEKFLDKLRNVVRANYEILADTFEQEIEKLAKEKQQVFVNLEVNKSFIFDNLILAKDKKKASIDKEQARIIEWQVIESWFNDSQFSLIPKEVSAFINGNRYRGREDIAEVFEEIKDLKDKYLKIKDLDEYKKQFDAAQFIKQSCLKISEDFTKAKEQKGVLDFDDLISKLCQSVKKSPDLVKTLQQQYPVALIDEFQDTDAQQYEILDTVYPMNRDDLLLLMIGDPKQAIYGFRGGDIFTYLKAKASCPNDNQWSMDTNWRSTSQMIKAYNRLFYKEDYNPGAETKVGDNIFSEGIGYQIVKASPKADEKIKDFGDNLKPINYFYYAVKEEDKKGDIDTQLSTWTANEISRLLNSGKVAENDIAILVENRTQATSVQQALAKNNLSSVYLSQRDNVYHSQEASEILTVMEGINELENKSLLKRALSTSLLGGTAEKFIEYTDENDISAWDNEIEKAKSLRKQWQKYGFMSFIMAVLHDRFTQRGESKERTITNILHLAELIKVAENKYKHPNQLIKWYRQQIKVAATAEGELRLESDDNLIKIITIHGSKGLEYPVVFVPFASSFNSKKIQTQKINKYYDSKLGQIVYKIGECDIAKNLIEKETVEELMRLLYVAVTRAEHRCYIGGSKYKGCENSPLAQFLKYKKDDDWLDKVQKITANPVNQSMFIDISSCHKPSKQRSLSTSTPLSNHVVEVPCYDELKSKNITLKNDNWEMLSFSKISKSKSQNIALEKENDESEDENVQELKQSLEYRFTAPKGADLGNILHNALEHTDFSTGPIEETLLQEQIDRYKVVAAEDFENIKRWLEECLEAPIKKISQSRTEKCPQTDLFLDNGSLDNSFCLKDIPNTKTLKEAEFYFPITNKKLFKTNIISFLENYRNLPVNYSEFDNQKVFGMLHGFIDLIFEYDGKYYVADYKSNYLGDKLENYNQQSMQEKNRSSFYDLQYLIYSVALDKYLQQNIADYDFEQHFGGVYYFYLRGMKNGFGVYSARPSLEIISKLSKLFDGGKANV; translated from the coding sequence ATGAAAAATCTAGATGCAAAAACAATATCTTTACAAGGTCGACATATAATTGAGGCTAGTGCAGGTACTGGTAAGACTTATAATATTACAGAGTTGTATATTCGACTTTTATTAGAGAAAAAATTATTACCAAGTAATATTCTTGTAATGACATTCACCAAAGATGCGACCCAAGAGATTATAGGTAGAGTAGAGGCAAAAATTCGTGATGTATTAAATAGTTATACCGAAGAAAAAAAAGAGTCTAATAAAGAAAATTACAAACATCTAAAAAGAGCGCTACTTGAAATAGATGAAGCAGCTATTTTTACTATACATGGCTTCTGTAAAAAAGTTTTGAGTGAGCAAGCTTTTGCTTCAGGTATGGAGATGGATGTCTCTATGGAAGTTGATACTTCTGATATTTTACAAAAGGTTGTAGAGGATTTTTTCAGGAAGAATATTAATAAAAGTGAAACTAATTTTGAATATTTAAAAGCATATAGTCTACATACACCAGAGAAGTTTTTGGATAAGTTAAGGAATGTTGTTAGAGCTAATTATGAGATATTGGCAGATACTTTTGAGCAAGAAATAGAAAAATTAGCGAAAGAAAAACAGCAGGTTTTTGTAAATTTAGAAGTGAATAAATCTTTTATATTTGATAATTTGATATTAGCAAAAGACAAGAAGAAAGCATCTATAGACAAAGAGCAAGCAAGAATTATAGAGTGGCAAGTTATAGAAAGTTGGTTTAACGACAGTCAATTTAGCTTAATACCTAAAGAGGTCTCTGCTTTTATTAATGGTAATCGATATCGTGGTAGAGAGGACATTGCTGAGGTATTTGAAGAGATTAAAGATTTAAAAGATAAGTATTTAAAAATCAAAGATTTAGATGAGTATAAGAAACAGTTTGATGCAGCCCAATTCATCAAACAATCTTGTTTAAAAATCAGTGAAGATTTTACAAAAGCTAAAGAGCAAAAAGGAGTATTAGATTTTGATGATCTGATTTCTAAACTATGCCAAAGTGTCAAAAAATCTCCAGATTTAGTTAAAACCTTGCAACAGCAATATCCCGTTGCTCTGATTGATGAGTTTCAAGATACGGATGCACAGCAGTATGAGATATTAGATACAGTATATCCTATGAATAGAGATGATTTGTTATTATTAATGATAGGTGATCCGAAGCAAGCAATCTATGGTTTTAGAGGTGGAGATATCTTTACATATCTAAAAGCTAAAGCTAGTTGTCCAAATGATAATCAATGGAGCATGGATACTAACTGGCGCTCAACTAGTCAGATGATAAAAGCCTACAATCGTCTTTTTTATAAAGAGGATTATAACCCAGGAGCTGAAACAAAAGTTGGTGATAATATTTTTAGTGAGGGTATTGGCTATCAAATTGTTAAAGCATCTCCAAAAGCAGATGAAAAAATAAAAGATTTTGGTGATAATCTCAAGCCTATCAATTATTTCTATTATGCTGTTAAGGAAGAGGATAAAAAAGGTGATATTGATACTCAACTATCAACTTGGACTGCAAATGAGATTAGCAGACTTCTAAATTCAGGAAAAGTTGCCGAGAATGATATAGCAATATTAGTTGAGAATCGTACACAGGCAACTTCTGTTCAGCAAGCCTTGGCAAAAAATAATCTTAGTTCAGTATATCTAAGTCAACGAGATAATGTCTATCATAGTCAAGAGGCTAGCGAGATTTTGACAGTCATGGAAGGTATAAATGAACTTGAGAATAAATCATTACTTAAAAGAGCTTTATCAACTAGCTTACTTGGTGGCACAGCTGAGAAGTTTATTGAGTATACAGATGAGAATGACATCTCAGCATGGGACAATGAGATAGAAAAGGCAAAATCATTACGAAAACAATGGCAAAAGTATGGTTTTATGTCTTTTATAATGGCTGTTTTGCATGATAGGTTCACTCAAAGAGGAGAATCAAAAGAGAGAACGATTACTAATATCTTGCATTTAGCAGAGCTTATAAAGGTAGCAGAGAATAAATATAAACATCCAAACCAGCTTATCAAATGGTATCGCCAGCAAATCAAAGTTGCCGCAACAGCAGAGGGTGAGCTTAGGCTAGAAAGCGATGATAACCTTATCAAAATTATCACAATTCATGGCTCAAAAGGACTTGAGTATCCAGTAGTTTTTGTTCCCTTTGCAAGCTCATTTAATAGTAAAAAAATACAAACACAAAAAATTAATAAGTACTACGATAGTAAACTAGGTCAAATAGTTTATAAGATAGGAGAATGTGATATAGCAAAAAACTTAATTGAAAAAGAAACTGTTGAAGAATTAATGAGATTGCTTTATGTAGCAGTTACTAGAGCCGAGCATAGATGTTATATAGGGGGTTCTAAATATAAAGGGTGTGAGAATTCTCCATTAGCTCAATTTTTGAAATATAAAAAAGACGATGATTGGCTAGATAAAGTTCAAAAAATTACAGCGAATCCTGTTAATCAGAGTATGTTTATAGATATTAGCAGTTGTCATAAACCAAGCAAGCAAAGGTCACTGAGTACTTCGACTCCGCTCAGCAACCACGTAGTTGAAGTGCCGTGCTACGACGAGTTAAAATCAAAAAACATAACCCTAAAAAACGACAATTGGGAAATGCTATCTTTTTCAAAAATCTCAAAATCTAAATCTCAAAATATAGCTTTAGAAAAAGAAAATGATGAGTCGGAAGACGAGAATGTGCAAGAATTAAAGCAGAGTTTAGAGTATAGGTTTACAGCACCAAAAGGAGCAGATTTAGGTAATATCTTGCATAATGCTCTAGAGCATACAGATTTTAGTACAGGTCCGATTGAAGAAACTCTTTTGCAAGAGCAAATAGATAGATATAAAGTAGTTGCTGCAGAAGATTTTGAGAATATCAAAAGGTGGTTAGAAGAGTGCTTAGAAGCCCCAATCAAAAAAATATCACAGAGTAGAACTGAAAAATGTCCACAAACAGACTTGTTTTTAGATAACGGTAGTTTAGATAATAGTTTCTGTCTAAAAGATATTCCAAATACAAAAACATTAAAGGAAGCAGAGTTTTATTTTCCTATCACAAATAAGAAACTTTTTAAGACGAATATCATTAGTTTTTTAGAAAATTATCGTAATTTGCCAGTTAATTATAGTGAGTTTGATAATCAGAAAGTTTTTGGTATGCTTCATGGCTTTATAGATTTAATCTTTGAGTATGATGGTAAATACTATGTAGCTGATTACAAATCAAACTATCTTGGTGATAAATTAGAAAACTATAATCAACAATCAATGCAAGAGAAGAATCGAAGTAGCTTTTATGATTTGCAGTATCTTATTTATAGTGTTGCTCTAGATAAGTACCTTCAGCAAAATATAGCAGATTATGACTTTGAACAACACTTTGGAGGAGTCTATTATTTCTATCTTCGAGGTATGAAAAATGGTTTT